A single region of the Arthrobacter sp. PAMC25564 genome encodes:
- a CDS encoding RecQ family ATP-dependent DNA helicase, whose translation MANTQNAAVLSASTPSSPAAEAGSPGTREQAQTVLRELVGHPGAEFHDGQFEAIEALVDGGRRALVVQRTGWGKSAVYFVASLLLRRRGAGPTLIVSPLLALMRDQVAAAARAGVRAVAINSANQLDWDTVRGQLAADEVDVLLVSPERLTNPSFRENQLPELIRRTGLLVIDEAHCISDWGHDFRPDYRRIADLITQLPDTVPVLATTATANSRVVHDIEEQLGEGVLTIRGALGRESLRLGVLNLPDSRDRLGWLLTHLSGLPGSGIIYTLTVSAAEDTARLLAEAGHEVLAYTGRTDPADRERAEQLLKDNQVKALVATSALGMGFDKPDLGFVVHLGAPSSPVAYYQQVGRAGRGAADADVLLLPGSEDRDIWQYFATASMPSEAKAADVLTALAEAGTAVSTVALEARVDLRRTPLELLLKVLAVDGAVERVGGGWRSTGRPWTYDAERYSRIAEARVDEQDSMVIYQDTAGCRMEYITSVLDDETAHACGRCDNCTGRWFPTDIASSATEAAGQTLSRAGIVLEPRLQWPSGMDRLGVPVKGKIKPEESLANGRALARLTDLGWGGALRETFAAGAPDRPVDPGMLQACVQVLREWGSGDGRNPGWSGAGRPAAIISVPSRNKPGLVDSLARGISGIGRIPYLGQLQLEHGGPTGGRGGNSAYRLAGVWERLVLGPELEAALAGIRGQSVMLIDDLVDSRWTVTVAGRALRLAGAGAVLPLVLGQAG comes from the coding sequence ATGGCCAATACTCAGAATGCTGCCGTCCTTTCCGCCTCCACTCCCTCGTCCCCGGCTGCCGAGGCCGGGAGCCCGGGGACGCGCGAACAGGCCCAGACGGTGCTGCGTGAACTCGTCGGGCACCCCGGCGCGGAGTTCCACGACGGGCAGTTTGAGGCCATCGAGGCGCTCGTCGACGGCGGCCGGCGGGCGCTGGTGGTGCAGCGCACCGGCTGGGGAAAATCGGCCGTGTACTTCGTCGCCTCGCTGCTGCTGCGGCGCCGGGGCGCGGGGCCCACGCTGATTGTCTCCCCGCTGCTGGCGCTCATGCGGGACCAGGTGGCCGCGGCGGCGAGGGCCGGGGTCCGGGCCGTGGCGATCAACTCCGCCAACCAGCTTGACTGGGACACCGTCCGCGGGCAGCTCGCCGCCGACGAGGTCGACGTCCTGCTGGTCTCACCCGAGCGCCTCACCAACCCCTCTTTCCGCGAGAACCAGCTCCCGGAGCTGATCCGCCGCACCGGGCTCCTGGTCATCGATGAGGCCCACTGCATCTCGGACTGGGGCCATGACTTCCGCCCGGACTACCGGCGCATCGCGGACCTGATCACCCAGCTGCCGGACACCGTGCCCGTGCTCGCCACCACGGCCACCGCCAACTCCCGGGTGGTCCACGACATCGAGGAGCAGCTGGGCGAGGGCGTGCTGACCATCCGCGGCGCCCTGGGCCGGGAATCGCTGCGGCTCGGCGTCCTGAACCTGCCGGACTCCCGCGACCGGCTCGGCTGGCTGCTGACCCACCTCTCCGGGCTGCCCGGCAGCGGCATCATCTATACGCTCACCGTGTCCGCAGCAGAGGACACCGCCCGCCTGCTGGCCGAAGCGGGCCACGAGGTGCTCGCCTACACCGGCCGCACCGATCCCGCGGACCGGGAACGCGCGGAGCAGCTCCTCAAGGACAACCAGGTCAAGGCCCTCGTGGCCACTTCCGCGCTCGGCATGGGTTTCGACAAGCCGGACCTCGGCTTTGTGGTGCACCTGGGGGCGCCGTCGTCCCCCGTGGCCTACTACCAGCAGGTGGGCCGTGCCGGCCGTGGGGCCGCGGACGCCGATGTCCTGCTGCTCCCCGGTTCCGAGGACCGCGACATCTGGCAGTACTTTGCGACCGCGTCGATGCCCTCGGAGGCGAAAGCCGCCGACGTGCTCACCGCGCTCGCCGAGGCCGGAACCGCCGTGTCCACGGTGGCGCTTGAGGCGCGGGTGGACCTGCGCCGGACGCCGCTGGAGCTCCTGCTGAAGGTGCTCGCCGTGGACGGCGCCGTGGAGCGTGTCGGCGGCGGCTGGCGGTCCACCGGCCGGCCCTGGACGTACGACGCCGAACGGTACAGCCGCATCGCGGAGGCCCGGGTGGACGAGCAGGATTCCATGGTGATCTACCAGGACACGGCCGGCTGCCGGATGGAATACATCACCTCGGTCCTGGACGACGAAACCGCCCACGCCTGCGGCCGCTGCGACAACTGCACCGGGCGCTGGTTCCCCACCGACATTGCCTCCTCCGCCACGGAAGCCGCCGGCCAGACGCTGAGCCGCGCCGGCATCGTCCTGGAGCCGCGGCTGCAGTGGCCCAGCGGAATGGACCGCCTCGGGGTGCCCGTGAAGGGCAAGATCAAGCCCGAGGAAAGCCTGGCCAACGGCCGGGCGCTGGCGCGGCTGACGGACCTGGGCTGGGGCGGCGCGCTGCGGGAGACCTTCGCCGCGGGCGCGCCGGACCGTCCGGTGGATCCCGGAATGCTGCAGGCCTGTGTCCAGGTCCTGCGCGAATGGGGCAGCGGAGACGGCCGCAACCCCGGCTGGAGCGGCGCGGGCCGTCCGGCCGCGATCATCAGCGTCCCCTCCCGGAACAAACCGGGACTGGTCGATTCCCTTGCCCGCGGTATTTCCGGGATCGGCCGTATCCCGTACCTGGGCCAATTGCAGCTCGAACACGGCGGACCGACGGGCGGCCGCGGCGGCAACAGCGCCTACCGGCTCGCCGGGGTGTGGGAGCGCCTCGTCCTCGGGCCGGAGCTGGAAGCCGCCCTGGCCGGGATCCGCGGCCAGAGCGTGATGCTGATCGATGACCTGGTCGACAGCCGCTGGACCGTCACGGTCGCCGGCCGGGCCCTCAGGCTGGCGGGCGCGGGGGCTGTGCTGCCGCTGGTGCTCGGCCAGGCCGGCTGA
- a CDS encoding phosphomannomutase/phosphoglucomutase, with translation MNTDKIKTYDLSASFKAYDVRGIVGDSITAEIVEAVGAAFVDVLGLEGQTVLVGGDMRPSSPEFSKAFANGAATRGANVQLLDLISTDELYYACGSLNAAGATFTASHNPAEYNGIKMAKAGAVPISSETGLKEIQARAEEYLNAGSIPKAGTRGLIGVHDVLKGYAEYLRSLVDLRGSRPLKVVVDAGNGMAGLTTPAVLGDALLSKLPLEIVPLYFELDGSFPNHPANPLEPANLRDLQAAVVEHGADIGLAFDGDADRCFVIDENGDPVSPSAITGMVARREIARAQGLGEDNPTIIHNLLTSLAVPELVKRHGGRAVRTRVGHSFIKAVMAAEGAIFGGEHSAHFYFRDFWNADTGMLAAMHVLAALGEQDGPLSELGREYEPYMSSGEINSEIEDKAGAVERVREDFHSEDVEVDHLDGSTFIATDGSYWFNLRPSNTEPFLRLNVEATDAATMERVRDRVLALVRA, from the coding sequence GTGAATACGGACAAGATAAAGACCTATGACCTCTCGGCTTCCTTCAAGGCCTACGATGTGCGCGGAATTGTGGGTGACTCCATCACCGCGGAGATCGTCGAAGCCGTCGGTGCCGCCTTCGTTGATGTCCTGGGCCTCGAGGGGCAGACCGTGCTGGTGGGTGGCGACATGCGCCCCTCCTCCCCCGAGTTCAGCAAGGCCTTTGCCAACGGCGCCGCAACCCGCGGAGCCAACGTCCAGCTCCTGGACCTGATCTCCACCGACGAGCTCTACTACGCCTGCGGCTCCCTGAACGCAGCCGGCGCCACGTTCACCGCCAGCCATAACCCGGCCGAATACAACGGCATCAAGATGGCCAAGGCCGGCGCCGTGCCGATCTCCTCCGAAACCGGGCTCAAGGAAATCCAGGCCCGCGCCGAGGAATACCTCAACGCCGGCTCCATCCCGAAGGCGGGCACCCGTGGCCTGATCGGCGTGCACGACGTCCTGAAGGGCTACGCGGAGTACCTGCGAAGCCTGGTCGACCTGCGCGGTTCACGGCCGCTGAAGGTCGTCGTCGACGCCGGCAACGGCATGGCCGGCCTCACCACCCCGGCGGTACTTGGCGATGCCCTGCTGTCCAAACTTCCGCTCGAGATCGTTCCGCTGTACTTCGAGCTGGACGGGTCCTTCCCGAACCACCCCGCCAACCCGCTGGAACCGGCCAACCTGCGCGATCTGCAGGCCGCCGTCGTCGAGCATGGCGCGGATATCGGCCTGGCGTTCGACGGCGATGCCGACCGCTGCTTCGTCATCGACGAGAACGGCGACCCCGTCTCGCCGTCGGCCATCACCGGAATGGTGGCCCGCCGCGAGATCGCCCGCGCGCAGGGCCTCGGCGAGGACAACCCCACCATCATCCACAACCTGCTGACCTCACTCGCCGTTCCGGAGCTCGTAAAGCGCCACGGCGGCCGGGCCGTCCGCACCCGGGTGGGCCACTCCTTCATCAAGGCCGTGATGGCCGCGGAAGGCGCCATCTTCGGCGGCGAGCACTCGGCGCACTTCTACTTCCGTGACTTCTGGAACGCGGACACCGGAATGCTGGCGGCCATGCATGTGCTGGCAGCGCTGGGCGAACAGGACGGACCGCTCTCCGAACTGGGCCGCGAATATGAGCCGTACATGTCCTCCGGCGAGATCAACTCGGAAATCGAAGACAAGGCAGGGGCAGTGGAGCGGGTCCGGGAGGACTTCCACTCCGAGGATGTCGAGGTTGACCACCTGGACGGCAGCACCTTCATCGCCACGGACGGGAGCTACTGGTTCAACCTGCGCCCCTCCAACACCGAACCGTTCCTCCGCCTGAACGTTGAAGCCACCGACGCCGCCACGATGGAACGCGTCCGCGACCGCGTCCTGGCGCTGGTCCGGGCCTAA
- a CDS encoding Rrf2 family transcriptional regulator has protein sequence MKINAFADVSLRAMMVLAAAPDGTLLTTQGIADAVGTPYNHVSKAMAKLRELGMIDVERGRHGGSRLSSAGRVATVGRLLRQLDTRLDPADCVAAAGTCPLINECRLRGALSRAREAFYRELDGIVVASLPTSRQMTPVFQAIGLRPGL, from the coding sequence ATGAAGATCAATGCCTTTGCGGATGTGAGCCTGCGCGCCATGATGGTGCTCGCGGCAGCGCCCGACGGCACCTTGCTCACCACCCAGGGCATCGCCGACGCCGTCGGCACACCCTACAACCACGTCAGCAAGGCGATGGCGAAACTGCGCGAACTGGGCATGATCGACGTCGAGCGCGGCCGCCACGGCGGCTCCCGGCTCAGCAGCGCCGGCCGCGTCGCCACCGTCGGCCGGCTCCTGCGCCAGCTGGACACCCGGCTGGACCCGGCCGACTGCGTGGCCGCCGCCGGGACCTGTCCGCTGATCAACGAATGCCGGCTCCGCGGCGCACTGTCCCGCGCCCGCGAGGCCTTCTACCGTGAACTCGACGGCATCGTCGTCGCTTCGCTGCCCACCTCGCGGCAGATGACCCCCGTGTTCCAGGCGATCGGCCTGCGCCCCGGACTCTGA
- a CDS encoding globin domain-containing protein → MLSDKSFPVIEATLPLVGSRIGEITPKFYARLFAAHPELLDGLFSRSNQRSGDQQQALAGSIAAFASHLVSNPGTLPETVLSRIAHRHASLGITEPQYQVVYEHLFAAIAEDLAEVITPEIAEAWTEVYWLMADALIKLEKGLYAAQANGKMWTPWKVTAKAPAGTGSMTFTLEPADDTPITPALPGQYVSVKVTLPDGLRQVRQYSLSGDAGASRTFTTKLDDGGEVSPVLHNTVAVGDILEISNPYGEITLKEGDGPVVLASAGIGCTPTASILRSLAESGSDRQVLVLHAESSLDSWALRGQMTDDVERLDGADLQLWLEQPEAGAKTGFMSLREVDLPANASLYLCGPLPFMKNIRNEAINAGIPATRIHYEVFGPDIWLAS, encoded by the coding sequence ATGCTCTCGGACAAATCCTTCCCCGTCATCGAGGCCACCCTGCCGCTGGTCGGTTCCCGGATCGGTGAGATCACCCCCAAGTTCTACGCCCGCCTCTTCGCCGCGCACCCGGAACTCCTGGACGGCCTGTTCAGCCGCTCCAACCAGCGCTCCGGCGACCAGCAGCAGGCCCTGGCCGGAAGCATCGCCGCTTTCGCCAGCCATCTGGTGAGCAACCCCGGAACCCTGCCGGAGACCGTACTGTCCCGCATCGCCCACCGCCACGCCTCCCTGGGCATTACCGAGCCGCAGTACCAGGTGGTGTACGAGCACCTCTTCGCCGCCATCGCCGAGGACCTGGCCGAGGTCATCACGCCGGAGATCGCCGAAGCCTGGACCGAGGTCTACTGGCTGATGGCGGACGCGCTGATCAAGCTGGAAAAGGGCCTCTATGCCGCACAGGCGAACGGCAAGATGTGGACCCCCTGGAAGGTCACGGCCAAGGCCCCGGCCGGCACCGGCTCCATGACCTTCACCCTGGAACCGGCGGACGACACCCCCATCACGCCCGCCCTTCCGGGCCAGTACGTCAGCGTCAAGGTCACCCTCCCGGACGGCCTGCGCCAGGTCCGCCAGTACTCGCTCTCCGGCGATGCCGGAGCCAGCCGCACCTTCACCACCAAGCTCGACGACGGCGGCGAGGTCTCCCCCGTGCTGCACAACACCGTGGCGGTCGGCGACATCCTCGAAATCTCCAACCCCTATGGCGAGATCACGCTCAAGGAGGGTGACGGCCCGGTGGTCCTGGCCTCGGCCGGCATCGGCTGCACGCCCACCGCCTCCATCCTGCGCTCCCTCGCGGAGTCCGGCTCGGACCGCCAGGTCCTGGTCCTGCACGCGGAAAGCAGCCTCGACAGCTGGGCACTGCGCGGCCAGATGACGGACGACGTCGAACGCCTCGACGGCGCCGACCTCCAGCTCTGGCTCGAGCAGCCGGAAGCCGGGGCAAAGACGGGCTTCATGTCCCTGCGCGAAGTGGACCTGCCGGCCAACGCCTCTCTGTACCTCTGCGGGCCGCTGCCGTTCATGAAAAACATCCGCAACGAGGCCATCAACGCCGGCATCCCGGCCACCAGGATCCACTACGAGGTCTTCGGCCCGGACATCTGGCTCGCCAGCTAA
- a CDS encoding phosphoenolpyruvate carboxykinase (GTP): protein MGDLARLPLLEKAPTTHAGLLAWVEEVAGLTRPDRIHWVDGSEEEYTRLTDELVASGTLTRLNEKLFPKSFAAFSDPADVARVEEQTFICSEKERDAGFTNNWMAPADMKAKLHGLFAGSMRGRTMYVIPFVMGHLDAEEPKFGVEITDSAYVVASMRIMATIGTEVLDKITAMNAFFVPALHSVGAPLAPGQADVAWPCNPDKWIVHFPEERSIWSYGSGYGGNALLGKKCYALRIASVMARDEGWLAEHMLILKLTSPEQKKYYISAAFPSACGKTNLALLDPTIEGWEVETLGDDITWMRIGKEGELRATNPEAGLFGVAPGTGWGTNPNAMRAIAKGHSIFTNVALTDDGGVWWEGMTDEVPAHLTDWQGNSWTPESDKPAAHPNSRFCTPISQIDMLAEEYYSPEGVELSAILFGGRRKTTVPLVTEARSWTNGIFMGSTLSSETTAAAAGQVGVLRRDPMAMLPFIGYDAGDYLNHWISVSGKANPERLPRIFLVNWFRRTADGDFAWPGFGDNARVLKWAIERIEGKADAVETPIGFVPAGHSLDLTGLDLTHAHVEDAVRVDRAEWDTELASIEEWYAKFGDSLPVALRSELEGLKERMAAH, encoded by the coding sequence ATGGGAGATCTGGCGCGACTGCCGTTGCTTGAAAAAGCACCCACCACACATGCTGGCCTGCTGGCATGGGTCGAAGAGGTAGCTGGACTGACCCGGCCGGACCGGATCCACTGGGTTGACGGTTCTGAGGAAGAGTACACCCGGCTTACGGATGAGCTCGTCGCCTCTGGCACCCTCACCCGGCTGAACGAGAAACTCTTCCCGAAGTCCTTCGCGGCATTCTCCGATCCGGCCGACGTCGCCCGCGTCGAAGAGCAGACCTTCATCTGCTCCGAAAAGGAACGCGATGCGGGCTTCACGAACAACTGGATGGCTCCGGCCGACATGAAGGCGAAGCTGCACGGGCTGTTCGCCGGCTCCATGCGCGGACGCACCATGTATGTCATCCCCTTCGTCATGGGCCACCTTGACGCCGAGGAACCCAAGTTCGGTGTGGAGATCACGGACAGCGCCTACGTTGTTGCCTCCATGCGGATCATGGCCACGATCGGTACCGAGGTCCTGGACAAGATCACCGCCATGAACGCGTTCTTCGTGCCCGCACTCCACTCCGTCGGCGCCCCGCTGGCCCCCGGACAGGCTGACGTCGCGTGGCCCTGCAACCCGGACAAGTGGATCGTGCACTTCCCCGAAGAGCGCTCCATCTGGTCCTACGGCTCCGGCTACGGCGGCAACGCCCTGCTGGGCAAGAAGTGCTACGCCCTGCGCATCGCCTCGGTGATGGCCCGCGACGAGGGGTGGCTCGCGGAGCACATGCTCATCCTCAAGCTCACCTCGCCGGAGCAGAAGAAGTACTACATCTCCGCGGCGTTTCCGTCTGCCTGTGGCAAGACCAACCTCGCCCTGCTCGATCCGACCATCGAGGGCTGGGAAGTCGAAACCCTCGGCGACGACATCACCTGGATGCGGATCGGCAAGGAAGGCGAACTGCGCGCCACCAACCCCGAGGCCGGCCTGTTCGGCGTCGCCCCGGGCACCGGCTGGGGTACCAACCCCAACGCCATGCGCGCCATCGCCAAGGGCCACAGCATCTTCACCAATGTTGCCCTTACGGACGACGGCGGTGTGTGGTGGGAAGGCATGACCGATGAGGTTCCGGCGCACCTGACCGACTGGCAGGGAAACTCCTGGACGCCGGAGTCGGACAAGCCTGCCGCCCACCCGAACTCCCGCTTCTGCACGCCGATTTCCCAGATCGACATGCTGGCCGAGGAGTACTACAGCCCGGAGGGTGTGGAGCTATCCGCCATCCTCTTCGGCGGACGCCGCAAGACTACGGTGCCCCTCGTGACCGAGGCCCGCAGCTGGACCAACGGCATCTTCATGGGCTCCACGCTCTCCTCGGAAACCACCGCCGCCGCCGCCGGCCAGGTCGGCGTGCTGCGCCGCGACCCGATGGCCATGCTGCCCTTCATCGGCTACGACGCCGGCGACTACCTGAACCACTGGATCAGCGTCTCCGGCAAGGCCAACCCGGAACGGCTGCCCAGGATCTTCCTGGTCAACTGGTTCCGCCGCACCGCCGACGGTGACTTCGCATGGCCCGGTTTCGGCGACAACGCCCGCGTCCTGAAGTGGGCCATCGAGCGCATCGAGGGCAAGGCCGACGCCGTCGAGACCCCCATCGGCTTCGTGCCGGCCGGCCACTCGCTGGACCTCACCGGCCTGGACCTGACCCACGCCCACGTGGAAGACGCCGTTCGCGTCGACCGCGCGGAATGGGACACGGAGCTGGCCTCGATCGAAGAGTGGTACGCCAAGTTCGGCGACTCCCTGCCCGTGGCCCTGCGCTCCGAGCTCGAGGGCCTGAAGGAACGCATGGCGGCCCACTAG